The DNA sequence TCACGGACGACCGCTCGTTGGCGTTCTCCGTCGACGCGCCGCTGCGCAAGCCCGCGCTGGCCGTGGACCAGCGGTTGAAGTTCTCCGCCGGGCTGCGGGAGGTGGAGCGGCGGGGTGCGTCGGTGGTGATCGGCACGGTCGGCGTGGACGACTTGGACCGGTTGGCGGCGTCGCACGACCTGGTCGTCGTCACGGCCGGGCACAAGTCGCTGACCGGCCTGTTCGAACGCGACCCGGTCAGGTCGGTGCACTCGGAGCCGCAGCGCAGCCTGTTCATGGTCAACATCCACGGCTACGACATGGCCGCGCGGCCCGAGCACCGGGAGGGGGTGTTCTCGTTCTTGCCGGGCACGCTGGAGGTGTTCTGGATCCCGTTCTTCGACAAGGACGTCGGCGAGTCGCGCAGCATCGTGGTGGAGGCGACTCCGGGTGGCCGCGGCGACCGGTTCGGCGACGTGACCTCGGCCGACGAGGGGCTGGAGGTGCTGAAGTCCGTGGTGGACGACCTGTTCCCGCACGAGTCGGAGTTCCTGCGGCCCGCGCGCGCCACCAGCCCGGTGACGTGGATCAAGGGCCAGATCGTGCCGGTGGTGCGCAAGCCGGTGGCCGTGCTGCCGTCCGGCCGACACGTGCTGGGCCTCGGCGACGCCGTCGTGCTCAACGACCCGCTGGCGGGCCAGGGCGCGAACAACGCCACCCGGATGGCGCGGTTCTTCGCCGAGGAGCTGGCCGCGCACGAGGGGCCGTTCACCGCGGCGTGGCTGACCGAGCGGTTCGACGAGTGGTGGGAGCGCGGCTGCTACACCAGCGACTTCTCCAACGGCCTGCTCGCGCCGCTCAACGACGAGCAGAAGACCGTGATGCTGGCCGCGTCACGCCGGGAGGACATCGGCGAGCAGCTGTGGGAGGGGTTCAACGACCCGTCCTCGCTGTTCCCCTGGTTCTTCGACGCGGCGGCCACCCGCGAGTTCCTGGCCCGGCGCAACGTGGGCAGGCTGGACCTGCTGCGCTACAAGCTGGGCGTCGGCGCGAACCTGCTCGGCCAGAAGGCGTCGCGCCTGTTCAGGCGGCCTCTCGGCGGGACAGCGACGCCTTGATCTCCCGCGCCGCCGCACGGCCCGCCCTGGTGGCGCCGACCGTGCTGGCCGACGGCCCGTAGCCGACGAGGTGCACGCGCGGGTCCGCCACGACCCTGGTGCCGTCGAGCCCGATGCCACCGCCGGGCCCGCGCAGGCGCAGCGGTGCGAGGTGGTCGAGGGCGGCGCGGAACCCGGTCGCCCACAGGATGGCGTCGACGTGCTCGTGCGTGCCGTCGGGCCAGACCACGCCGTCCTCGGTGATCCGCTCGAACACCGGCCGCCGGTCCAGCACGCCGGTCCGGAGGGCGTCGCGGACGGCCGGGGTGAGGTTCAGCCCGGTCACGCTGACCACGCTGCGGGGCGGCAACCCCTGCCGGACCCGTTCGTCGACCTTGGCGACCACGGCACGGCCCAGTTCCGGCGTGAACGGCTCGTCGAAGAACTCCGGCTCCCGGCGCGTCGCCCAGGTGGTGCGGGCGGCGTACCGGTCGATCTCCAGCAACTGCTGCACCGCGGACGTGCCGCCACCGACCACCACCACGTGCTGCCCGGTGAACTCCTCGGGACCCCGGTACTGCGAGGAGTGCAGCTGACGGCCCCGGAACAGCTCCTGACCGGGGTAGCGGGGCCAGAACGGGCGGGTCCACGTGCCGGTGGCGTTGACCAGCGCGCGGGTCTCCCAGGCGCCGTGGTCGGTCTCGACGCGCAGCAGCCCGCCGTGGTCGCGGACGGCGTGCACGCGTACCGGCCGCCGCACGTCGAGGCCGTTGCGGCGTTCGAAGTCGGCGAAGTACGCGGGCAGCACCTCGTTGGCGGGCGCGGTCGGGTCCGGCTCGGCGAACGGCATGCCCGGCAGGTCGTGGATGCCGTGCACGGTCGCCATCCGCAGCGTCGGCCAGCGGTGCCGCCACGCGCCGCCCGGACCCCCGTCGGCGTCCAGCACGACGTGGTCGAGGTTCGCGCGCTTGAGGAAGTAGGCCGCGGACAACCCCGCCTGACCTGCACCGACGACCACGACGTCCATGTCATGGACAACGCCGGCGCACGGCCGGGCGCTTCCCGGTGTCGCGACCGTCACACCAGGAAGGCTTTCGAGGTCTTCGGCGTTGGTCGAAGGCATGAGTCGACTTCACGACGTGCCGCTGTCCGCCCTCGACCTCGCCACGGTCACCACGGCGACGGACGCGCGCACGGCGCTGAGGCACACGCGTGAGCTGGCCCAGCACGTCGAACGGCTCGGCTTCACCCGGTTCTGGCTGGCCGAGCACCACAACATGCCCGGTGTCGCCAGCTCCTCCCCCGCGATCCTCATCGGCCACGTCGCCGACGCCACCACCACGCTGCGCGTCGGCTCGGGCGGCGTGATGCTGCCCAACCACCCGCCGCTGGTCGTGGCCGAGCAGTTCGGCACGCTGTCCGCCCTGCACCCCGGCCGCATCGACCTGGGCATCGGCCGCGCGCCCGGCACGGACCAGCGCACCGCCCGCGCGTTGCGCCGGACCACCGGCCCTCTCTCGGTGGACGACTTCCCGCAGCAGCTCAGCGAGCTGACCGGGTACTTCAACGGCACCGAGGAGCTCAACGCGATGCCCGCCGAGGGCAACAAGCCGGACCTGTTCCTGCTCGGGTCGAGCGGGTACAGCGCGCAGGTCGCGGGGCTGCTCGGGCTGCCGTTCGCGTTCGCCCACCACTTCAGCGCGGAGAACACGCTGCCCGCGCTGGCGCTGTACCGCGAGCGGTTCCGGCCCTCCGAGCGGCTCGCGGAGCCGTACGCGCTGGTCTGCGCCTCGGTGGTGGTGGCCGACACCGACGAGCAGGCGCTGCACATCGCCGGTCCCGGCGCGCTCGCGTTCGTCAAGCTGCGCAGCGGGCGGCCCGGTCCGCTGGCCACGTCCCAGGAGGCCGCCGACTACCCGTACACCGACGTCGAGCGGCTGATCTTCGAGGACCGGCTCGCGTCGCAGGTCATCGGCTCGCCGCGGACGGTCGCGGCGGAGCTGGAGCGGCTGCTGGAGGACACGGTGGCCGACGAGCTGATGGTCACCACGATGGTGGCCGAGCAGTCCGACCGGCTCCGGTCTTACGAGCTGCTGGCCGAACTCGCGGGACGTTCGCCCGTCCAGGGTTCGTCCGAACGGGTGAAGACTGAAGTAGAGGTGTAGCGATTCGGCCACGGGCCGCGATGATCGTAGTGGAGCGCGCACGCCCCCCGACGCGCTCCCCAACTTCCGGGCGATCCGCTCGCCCGGTGCTCGGCCGCCGACCCGCGTGGGCGCCTGCCAGGTGTGGTGCCGCCCACGCGGGCAGCCGTGCGTCATCACGGGTTGGCCACAGGCAGGCACCAGGTGCGAATCAAGGGCCTGGTTCGGCCACCGAGCACCCCCCGGCACCGTCATGGTGGTGGCAGTCGCAGTCAAGCCCACCGCCGGGGCGGGAAGGGGAGGTTCGTGAAGTTCGCCAGACTGGCCGTCGGCGTGTGCCTCGGCCTGGCAATGGCGGGATGTGCGGACCCCTCCGACATTTCCACGCCCCCCGGGCCGTCCGCGGTGGCCGAGCAGCGCGGTGACGCGCCGTCGTCGGCCGGGTCCACCGCCTTCGGCACGCAGCGCGTGTGGGGCAACGGCATGGCCGTGACCGTGCAGCCGCCCACGTCGCTCAAGCCGAGCGACACATCGTTCCCGCAGTCGCCGCGCACCGCCGTGTTCACCCTGACGGTGGTCAACGGCACCAAGACCGCCTACCGCACCAGCCAGCTGTCGCTGCGTGCGTTCGTCGACGGCGCGCCGGTCGCCGAGGTGCGCGACTCCGTGCAGGGGCTCAACGGCGTCGGCGCGGGGGTCACCGAGGTGGCACCCGGCGCGGAGACCGTGCTGACGGTGGCGTTCGCCGTGCCCGCCGAGCCCGTGCGGCTGCGGTTGGTGGTCGAGCCGAACGGTGCCAACCAGGAGCCCAGCGCGACGTTCGAGGGCGTGGCCTGACCTTGTAGCGTCTGGGGCCATGACCGAGCAGAAGCGCCTGTCCCCGGGCGACCAGGCCCCGGCGTTCACGCTGCCCGACAGCGAGGGCAAGCCCGTCTCGCTTTCCGACTACCTCGGCCGCTCCGTGGTCGTCTACTTCTACCCGGCCGCGGGCACGCCGGGCTGCACCAAGCAGGCGTGCGACTTCCGCGACAGCATCGGCGACCTGGCGACGTCGGGCTACGACGTCGTCGGCATCTCGCCGGACAAGCCGGAGAAGCTGGCCGCGTTCGCCGCCGCGGAAGGCCTGAACTTCCCGCTGCTGTCCGACGTGGACCGCAAGGTGCTGGCCGAGTGGGGCGCGTTCGGGGAGAAGCAGAACTACGGCCGGACCGTCCTGGGCGTGATCCGCTCGACGTTCCTGGTCGACCCCGAGGGCAAGGTCAAGAAGGCCATGTACAACGTCCGCGCCACCGGCCACGTGGCCAAGCTGCTGCGCGAACTGCCCGCCTGATCCCGACGGAGTGGCCCGCCGTGCGGTGCGCGGCGGGCTCCTGGCTACTTCGCCAGCTCGCGCAGGTGCGGGAGGAGCAGGCGCAGGGCGCGGCCGCGGTGGGAGAGGGCGTCCTTCTCGTCCGGGGTCAGTTCGGCGGACGTCACGTCGTGGCCTTCGGGGCGGAAGATCGGGTCGTAGCCGAAGCCGTTCCCGCCGGCCGGTTCGCGGGTGATCGTGCCGCGCCACTCGCCGCGCACGACGGTCTCCGCGTCGGGGCCCGCCACGAACGCGGCCGTGCAGACGAAGGCCGCGCCGCGGCGCTCGTCCGGGACGTCGCGCAGTTGGCCCAAGACCAGGTCGAGGTTGGCCTGGTCGTCGCCGTGCCGGCCGGACCAGCGGGCCGAGAGGACGCCCGGCATGCCGTTGAGGGCGTCGATGGCGATGCCGGAGTCGTCCGCGACCGACGGCAGGCCGGTGGCGTTGAACGCGTCACGGGCCTTGGCCAGGGCGTTGCCCTCGAACGTCGGGTCGGTCTCCGGCGCCTCCGGGAACTCCGGCACGTCGTCCAGGCCGACGACCTCGATCCCCGCCAGCCCCTCGGCCAGCAGGATGCGGCGCAGTTCGCCGAGCTTCTTCTTGTTCCGCGACGCGAGCAGCAGCTTCACTTCTTCTTCACCTTCGGCTCGGGCAGCACACCGGGGTACGGCAGGGCCAGCGCCTCCGCCTGGATGCGGTTGAGCTGCGCGCAGCCCTCCAGGGCCAGGTCGAGCATCTTGTCCAAGGTGGACCGAGCGAACGTCGCGCCCTCGCCCGTGCCCTGCACCTCGATCAGCGTGCCGGCGTCCGTGGCGACGACGTTCATGTCGACCTCGGCGCGCGAGTCCTCTTCGTACGGCAGGTCCAGGCGCACGCGGCCGTCCACGACGCCGACCGACACCGCCGACACGGCGCACGAGAGCGGCTGGGGGTCGGCCAGGCGGCCGGCGGCACCCAGGTAGGTGACGGCGTCGGCCAGGGCGACGTACGCGCCGGTGATGGCGGCGGTGCGGGTGCCGCCGTCGGCCTGGATCACGTCGCAGTCGATCACGATCGTGTTCTCGCCCAGCGCGGCCAGGTCGATGCACGCGCGCAGCGAACGCCCGATCAGGCGGCTGATCTCGTGGGTGCGCCCCCCGATCCGGCCCTTCACCGACTCACGGTCGCTGCGCGTGTGGGTGGCGGAGGGGAGCATCGCGTATTCGGCGGTCACCCAGCCGAGGCCCGAACCGGACCGCCACCGCGGCACGCCCTCGGTCACGCTGGCCGCGCACAGCACCCGCGTGTTGCCGAACTCGATCAGCACCGACCCCGCGGGCCACTGCTGGAAGCCGCGGGTGATCCGGATGTCGCGCAGCACGTCGTCGTTCCTGCCATCGGTCCTCAGCACGGCACTACCCTATGTCGCTGAACCCGGGAGCGACCCACCGGCGTAGGGAGAGGCATGGCACTCGCGAACGACCTGGTGACGATCTTCGGTCTCCCCGCGCACCCGCTGCTGGTCCACGCGGTGGTGGTGCTGCTCCCGATGGCCGCGGCGGGTGCGGCGGCGATGGCCGTGGTGCCGCGGTGGCGGCAGCGGTACGCGTGGCCGTTGTTGGGCGTGACGCTGCTGGGTGTCGGCTCGGTGCCGTTGGCCCAGTGGGCGGGTGACCAGCTCTACGTGCACTTCGAGTCGTTGGGCAACCCGTTGATCCAGCGGCACAGGGACCTGGGCAACGACCTGCTGCCGTTCGCGCTGGGTTTCGGCGTGGTCGTGGTGGCGCTGCTGGTCGCGGGCCGCCTGGCCGACCGCGAGCGGGCCGCCGCCGCCGAGGACCCGGCCGTGCCGAAGACCTGGCGCCGCATCGCCGTCGTCGTCGCCGTGCTGGTGATCGCCGCGGGCGCCGCCGCCACCGTGCAGACGGTCCGCATCGGCCACAGCGGCTCCACCGCCGTCTGGGACGGCATCGGCACCTCCTGACCCCCGCGAGTGTCGAACACCCAGGTCCCGAGTGTCGAACACCCAGGACCCGAGTGTCGAACGCTCCGGACCCCCGAATTCAACGCTCAGGCACCGCGGCGACGTGGTCGCGCGGTCGCGAATGGCGAACTCGGGGGTCCGGGGCGTTCGACACACCCGACCTGGAGGTTCGACACTCGGGACCTGAGGGTTCGACACTCGGGTCAGGTGGGGAGGGTCAGGGGGGTGGGAGGTGCGGACTTCAGGGTGCGGGTGACGGTGCACAGCTGGTCGATGGCGCGGCGGATGGCGGTTTCCAGGGCGGCGCGCTCGGTGTCGTCCAACGTGGAGACGTCGTAGTCGAGGGCGACCGGGACGCTGGTCAGCGAGTGGCCGTCCGCGGAGCGCACGTCGTCCGCACGGGCCACCAGGTCGCCGTCCACGCGGCGGGTGATCAGCGTCTCCGCCGTCACGGCCGCGCAGCCGGCCGCCGCCGCGAGCAGCAGCTCCACCGGCGTGAACGCGCCCTCCGCCCCCTTGCGCCCGACGCGCACCGAAGCGCCCCGGTCGTTCGTGGCCACGAAATCGTGCTGTCCGACCCGGCGCACCTCGACGTTCGACACGTCATCGACGTTAGTCGATCCGGTCCTCCGTGGCTGCCGCGATCTTGCGCACATAGCCGATGTCGCCGCAATCGTCGTCCAACCGGCTCTGCCGGATCTCGGTGAACAGCCGGCCCAGCTCCTCCCGCCGCTCGTCGGACACCTCCTGCCGCGCGTCGTTGAGGATCGTGCGCTCCTCCTCGTCCACGTGGTGGTTGAGCGCCTCGACCAGCTCCTCCAGCTTGCTCTCCCACTCCTCGGAGCTCGTGTCCTCGACCTCCATCAACGCCAGCAGCGCCTGGTGGCCCTCGGCGTGCTCCTCCGCCCCGTGGTCGACCTCGTCGTTGTCGACCTCCTTGTACCGCTTGAGCGCCGGGTACACCTCGGTCTCCTCGGCCTCGGCGTGCGCGACGAGCAGCGCCGCCAGTTCGCTCAACGCCATCGCGCGGTCGGACTCGCGGTCGCGCAACGTGCGGAACAGCTCCTCGAACCTGCGGTGGTCGGCCAGGATCAGCTCGACGACATCAGTTGCCATGGCCGCCGATTACCCGGACCTTCGAGCCGTCAACCGCGTACGTGTCGCCCTGGGCGACCACCTCCACCGGTCCGGCGAACTCACCCCGCGCCTCGGCCAGCACGGCGTCGCGATCGGTCCACGGCGCGATGTGCGTGAGCAGCAGCCGCCCCGCACCCGCCTGCGCCGCCACCCGCCCCGCCTGCACACCGGACAGGTGCGTGCCGGCCGGCCGGTCCTCGGTGTGCGTCCACGTCGCCTCGGACAGCAGCACGTCCACGTCGCGCGCCAGGTCGAGCAACGCCTCGCACGGCCCGGTGTCACCGGTGTAGGCCAACGTCGCGGTCTTGGTCGCGATGCGGAACCCGTACGCCTCGGTGGGGTGGTCGACCCGGACCGCCGTGATCTCGAACGGACCGACGCGCGTCACCGCGCCCTCAGTGAGGGTGTGGAACTCGAACACGTCGCTCAGGTCCGTGGTGAGCAGTTCGTCGGCGGTCTCGGCGTACGCGCGGGCGAAGCGGTCGGCGGTCTCGGCGGGCCCGTGCACGGGCAGCCGGCGTTCACGGGTGTCGTACGGCGGGTGGGTGTGGTAGCGGCGGATGACCGCCAGGGTGGTGAAGTCGGCGCAGTGGTCCGGGTGCAGGTGGGAGAACAGCAGGGCGTCCAACGAGAACGCGTCGTGACGCGCCTGCAACGCCGCCAGGACACCGCTGCCCAGTTCGATCGCGAGCCGGCAGCCCTCCGCCTCGACGAGGTAGCCGGATGCGGGTCCGTGCGGTCCCGGCAGGCTGCCCGAGCAGCCGAGGATGGTCAACAGCACCCACGGAGCGTGCCAGGTCAGCCGTGGGCTTGGAAGGTCGCGCTTTCCAACCCGGGCAGGAATCGGTGCGCCAACCGGGTGAACGGCTCCACCGGCCCGGTGCAACTGAACCGCTGGTCGGGGTCGCCGGCGCGGAACAGGTCGTGCTCGGTCAGCACCCGCACGACGTCCTTCACGGTCTCCTCCGCGCTGGAGACGAGCGTCACGCCGTCGCCCATGACGATCTGCAGCACGCCGGTCAGCAACGGGTAGTGCGTGCAGCCCAGGACGAGCGTGTCGACCTCGGCCCGCTGCAACGGTTCCAGGTACGCCTGCGCCAGGCCGAGGACCTGCCGGCCGGAGGTGGTGCCGCGTTCCACGAAGTCCACGAACCTCGGGCACGCGACCGCGGTGACCTCGATGTCCCGTGCGGCGGCGAACGCGTCCTGGTACGCGCCTGACGCGATCGTGCCCACCGTGCCGATGACGCCGACGCGGCCCGTCCGGGTGGTGGCGACGGCGCGCCTCACGGCCGGCAGCACCACCTCGATCACCGGGATGTCGTAACGCTCACGCGCGTCGCGCAGGCACGCCGCGGAGGCCGTGTTGCACGCGATGACCAGCAGCTTGGCCCCGTCGGCGACCTGCCGGTCCATCACCTCCAGCGCGAACTTCCGCGCTTGGGCGATCGGCAGCGGTCCGTACGGGCAGTTGACCGTGTCGCCCACGTAGCGGATCCGCTCGGCCGGCAACTGGTCCATGATCGCCCGTGCGACGGTCAGCCCGCCCACGCCGGAGTCGAAGATCGCGATGGGCGAATCGGCGGTGGCGGTCACGCTCCCAGCGTAGTCGCGGCGCCCTTCCTGGCATCCCGGGCAACGCCCCAGGCCGCGAGGACGCCGCCGAGCGCGCCGAACAGGTGGCCTTCCCAGGAGATGCCGGGCTGGCCGGGCAGCACGCCCCACAGCGCCGCGCCGTAGAGCGCGAAGACCACCACGGCCAGCACGATCTGCAGCACGCTGCGCGCGAAGACCCCGCGCACCAGCAGGAACACCAGGAAGCCGAACACCAGGCCGGACGCGCCGATGTGGCTGCCGTACGAGCCGAAGAGCCACACGCCGAGCCCGCTGGTCAGCCAGATGACCGCGGTGACCTGGAGGAACTGCTTGATCCCGCCGGACGTGGCCAGGTAGGACAGCACGAGCAGCGGCACGGCGTTGCCGGTCAGGTGGGTCCAGTCGCCGTGCAGCAGCGGGAACCACAGGATGTTGTCCCACTGGCTGAAATCACGCGGGATCACCCCGTCGTCGTCGAGCCTGCCGCCCAGCACGGTGTCGATCGCCTCGACCACGTAGAGCAGTCCGACGAAGCCGAGCACGACCACGGCCGACAGCACGGGTCGCGGCGGCACGACGCGCTTGGCCAACGGCTTGGGCCGCTTGGCCGGTGTCGGCGCGGCGGCCACCGGGTCGGGCGTCGGAGGCGTGAAGGGGCCGGTGGGGTCCACGTCACCAGGCTACGCGGGGAACAGGTGTTCAGCGGCGGACTTCCGCGTCTTCACCGTGGGCCGCGGGGCGTCGCCGTAGGCTGTGCCGGTGTCGATCGAAGTGGCGGTGCGGGCCGAAGCGGAACTGGGTGAGGCCCCCACGTGGGACCACGCCAGCGGAACGCTGCTCTGGGTGGACGTCCTCGGCAGCGAGGTGCACCGGTACAGCCCGTCGCGCGACGACGACGCCGTCCTCGAAGTGCCGCAGCACGTGGGCGCGGCCAAGCCGCGGTCCAGGGGCGGCCTGGTGCTGAACCTGCGCGACGGCGTGGCGCTGATCGACCGGGACGGGGTCAAGACGTGGCTCGTCTACTGGGCCCGCGACGGCGTGCGGGGCAACGACGCCGCGGTCGACCCGGCGGGCCGGCTGTGGGCGGGCACGATGCGCTACGACGAGGACCCGGGCGGCTGGCTGGCCCGCGTGGAGCCCAGCGGTGACGCGAAGGTCGTGCTGGACAAGGTGAGCGTCAGCAACGGCATCGGCTGGAGCCCGGACAGCAGGCTCATGTACTACGTCGACTCGGCGGAGCGGCGGATCGACGTGCTCGACTACGACCGCGAGACCGGTGAGGCGACGAACCGGCGTCCGCTGGCGGACGTGCCGCGCGGGCTGCCCGACGGCCTCACCGTGGACGCGGCCGGCGCGATCTGGGTCGCGCTGTGGGGCGGCGCGGCGCTGCACCGGTACACGCCGGACGGCGCGCTGGACCGCGAGATCGAGCTGCCGGTCGGTCAGCCGACGGCGTGCTGCTTCGGCGGCGCGGACTTCACCGACCTCTACGTGACGACCGCGCGGGTCGGGCTGGGCGAGGGCGCGTCGAGCGAGCTGGCCGGGTCGGTCCTGGTGCTGCCGGGCGTCGGCGAGGGCCTGCCGTCCACCGCGTTCGCGGGCTAGACCGCGTAGGTCGCGCCGGGGGTGGCCAGCGTGACGGGACCGGGGAACGCCTCGGCCGCGTCGCGCAGCACCCCGTCGCGGTCCGACCACGGCAGCACGTGGGTCAGCACCAGCCGGCCGACGCCGGCCGACCTGGCCACCTCGCCCGCCTCCCGGCCGCTCATGTGCAGGTAGTTGGCCCGGCCGGCCTGCGCGCGCCACGCCGAGTCGGCCAGCAGCAGGTCCGCGCCCTCGGCCAGCCGCACCAGCTCCGGGCACGGCACGGTGTCGCCGGTGAACACCAGCGACACGCCCCCGTGCGAGATGCGGAACCCGTAGGCCTCGCAGATGTGCCGCATCGCGGCCACCTCGACGTCCACCGGACCGACGGCGTAGTGGCCGGGCACGAGGGGCACGAAGTCGAACGTGTCGGTCAGGTCCGTGGTCGCCAGCTCGGCGCGGCTCGCGGCGTGCGCGTTGGCCAGCCGGGACGGTGCGTGCGCCGGCGCGAACACCGGCAACCGGCGCGCGCGGACGTCGTAGGGCGGCTCGGGGTGCTCGCGCCGGTAGACGGTGAGCGAGCCGAAGTCCGCGCAGTGGTCGAGGTGCAGGTGCGACAGCAGCACGGCGTCGAGGTCGAACGGGTCGCACAGGCGCGTGAGCGGGCCGAACACGCCGCTGCCCAGCTCCAGCACGATCCGCGCGCCGCCCGCCTCCACCAGGTACCCGGAGGTCGGCAGATCGGGCCCCGGCGCACTGCCCGCACACCCGAGCACCGTCAATTGCATGAGCTAAACGATAGCATCCCGACCGATCGCAAAAATGCGGGAAGACCGGCCGTTCCACTGTTTGCAATAGGGCTCCACACAGGTTCACTCGAATGCATCAACCGAGGTGAGCGAGTTGTCGGAGCCTGCGGCTTTCCGAAGGACGGACAGTAACGCCGCATTTACCGGCGGCCCGGAAAACGCCTTGCCGGGTACCTGCCGGGAATGGGCCCACAAGGCCGCCGGACGGTATTCGGCACCACCGTGGCGCGGTCGGCCGAAACTTTCCGCGGCCGAGGGACGCGACCAAACGGGCGCA is a window from the Saccharothrix saharensis genome containing:
- the rph gene encoding ribonuclease PH, whose translation is MLRTDGRNDDVLRDIRITRGFQQWPAGSVLIEFGNTRVLCAASVTEGVPRWRSGSGLGWVTAEYAMLPSATHTRSDRESVKGRIGGRTHEISRLIGRSLRACIDLAALGENTIVIDCDVIQADGGTRTAAITGAYVALADAVTYLGAAGRLADPQPLSCAVSAVSVGVVDGRVRLDLPYEEDSRAEVDMNVVATDAGTLIEVQGTGEGATFARSTLDKMLDLALEGCAQLNRIQAEALALPYPGVLPEPKVKKK
- a CDS encoding styrene monooxygenase/indole monooxygenase family protein, coding for MGTIAVIGAGQAGLVLSAALLRAGWRVTLYSDRTADDHLDDRGRPTACLFGDQVEYEADLGLSLWPEASRVRRIHLDLFTDDRSLAFSVDAPLRKPALAVDQRLKFSAGLREVERRGASVVIGTVGVDDLDRLAASHDLVVVTAGHKSLTGLFERDPVRSVHSEPQRSLFMVNIHGYDMAARPEHREGVFSFLPGTLEVFWIPFFDKDVGESRSIVVEATPGGRGDRFGDVTSADEGLEVLKSVVDDLFPHESEFLRPARATSPVTWIKGQIVPVVRKPVAVLPSGRHVLGLGDAVVLNDPLAGQGANNATRMARFFAEELAAHEGPFTAAWLTERFDEWWERGCYTSDFSNGLLAPLNDEQKTVMLAASRREDIGEQLWEGFNDPSSLFPWFFDAAATREFLARRNVGRLDLLRYKLGVGANLLGQKASRLFRRPLGGTATP
- a CDS encoding DUF2231 domain-containing protein, with protein sequence MALANDLVTIFGLPAHPLLVHAVVVLLPMAAAGAAAMAVVPRWRQRYAWPLLGVTLLGVGSVPLAQWAGDQLYVHFESLGNPLIQRHRDLGNDLLPFALGFGVVVVALLVAGRLADRERAAAAEDPAVPKTWRRIAVVVAVLVIAAGAAATVQTVRIGHSGSTAVWDGIGTS
- the rdgB gene encoding RdgB/HAM1 family non-canonical purine NTP pyrophosphatase — protein: MKLLLASRNKKKLGELRRILLAEGLAGIEVVGLDDVPEFPEAPETDPTFEGNALAKARDAFNATGLPSVADDSGIAIDALNGMPGVLSARWSGRHGDDQANLDLVLGQLRDVPDERRGAAFVCTAAFVAGPDAETVVRGEWRGTITREPAGGNGFGYDPIFRPEGHDVTSAELTPDEKDALSHRGRALRLLLPHLRELAK
- a CDS encoding FAD-dependent oxidoreductase; this encodes MDVVVVGAGQAGLSAAYFLKRANLDHVVLDADGGPGGAWRHRWPTLRMATVHGIHDLPGMPFAEPDPTAPANEVLPAYFADFERRNGLDVRRPVRVHAVRDHGGLLRVETDHGAWETRALVNATGTWTRPFWPRYPGQELFRGRQLHSSQYRGPEEFTGQHVVVVGGGTSAVQQLLEIDRYAARTTWATRREPEFFDEPFTPELGRAVVAKVDERVRQGLPPRSVVSVTGLNLTPAVRDALRTGVLDRRPVFERITEDGVVWPDGTHEHVDAILWATGFRAALDHLAPLRLRGPGGGIGLDGTRVVADPRVHLVGYGPSASTVGATRAGRAAAREIKASLSRREAA
- the murI gene encoding glutamate racemase, with product MTATADSPIAIFDSGVGGLTVARAIMDQLPAERIRYVGDTVNCPYGPLPIAQARKFALEVMDRQVADGAKLLVIACNTASAACLRDARERYDIPVIEVVLPAVRRAVATTRTGRVGVIGTVGTIASGAYQDAFAAARDIEVTAVACPRFVDFVERGTTSGRQVLGLAQAYLEPLQRAEVDTLVLGCTHYPLLTGVLQIVMGDGVTLVSSAEETVKDVVRVLTEHDLFRAGDPDQRFSCTGPVEPFTRLAHRFLPGLESATFQAHG
- a CDS encoding rhomboid family intramembrane serine protease — protein: MDPTGPFTPPTPDPVAAAPTPAKRPKPLAKRVVPPRPVLSAVVVLGFVGLLYVVEAIDTVLGGRLDDDGVIPRDFSQWDNILWFPLLHGDWTHLTGNAVPLLVLSYLATSGGIKQFLQVTAVIWLTSGLGVWLFGSYGSHIGASGLVFGFLVFLLVRGVFARSVLQIVLAVVVFALYGAALWGVLPGQPGISWEGHLFGALGGVLAAWGVARDARKGAATTLGA
- a CDS encoding OsmC family protein produces the protein MSNVEVRRVGQHDFVATNDRGASVRVGRKGAEGAFTPVELLLAAAAGCAAVTAETLITRRVDGDLVARADDVRSADGHSLTSVPVALDYDVSTLDDTERAALETAIRRAIDQLCTVTRTLKSAPPTPLTLPT
- a CDS encoding LLM class flavin-dependent oxidoreductase codes for the protein MSRLHDVPLSALDLATVTTATDARTALRHTRELAQHVERLGFTRFWLAEHHNMPGVASSSPAILIGHVADATTTLRVGSGGVMLPNHPPLVVAEQFGTLSALHPGRIDLGIGRAPGTDQRTARALRRTTGPLSVDDFPQQLSELTGYFNGTEELNAMPAEGNKPDLFLLGSSGYSAQVAGLLGLPFAFAHHFSAENTLPALALYRERFRPSERLAEPYALVCASVVVADTDEQALHIAGPGALAFVKLRSGRPGPLATSQEAADYPYTDVERLIFEDRLASQVIGSPRTVAAELERLLEDTVADELMVTTMVAEQSDRLRSYELLAELAGRSPVQGSSERVKTEVEV
- a CDS encoding MBL fold metallo-hydrolase, whose protein sequence is MLLTILGCSGSLPGPHGPASGYLVEAEGCRLAIELGSGVLAALQARHDAFSLDALLFSHLHPDHCADFTTLAVIRRYHTHPPYDTRERRLPVHGPAETADRFARAYAETADELLTTDLSDVFEFHTLTEGAVTRVGPFEITAVRVDHPTEAYGFRIATKTATLAYTGDTGPCEALLDLARDVDVLLSEATWTHTEDRPAGTHLSGVQAGRVAAQAGAGRLLLTHIAPWTDRDAVLAEARGEFAGPVEVVAQGDTYAVDGSKVRVIGGHGN
- the bcp gene encoding thioredoxin-dependent thiol peroxidase, whose product is MTEQKRLSPGDQAPAFTLPDSEGKPVSLSDYLGRSVVVYFYPAAGTPGCTKQACDFRDSIGDLATSGYDVVGISPDKPEKLAAFAAAEGLNFPLLSDVDRKVLAEWGAFGEKQNYGRTVLGVIRSTFLVDPEGKVKKAMYNVRATGHVAKLLRELPA
- a CDS encoding hemerythrin domain-containing protein, which codes for MATDVVELILADHRRFEELFRTLRDRESDRAMALSELAALLVAHAEAEETEVYPALKRYKEVDNDEVDHGAEEHAEGHQALLALMEVEDTSSEEWESKLEELVEALNHHVDEEERTILNDARQEVSDERREELGRLFTEIRQSRLDDDCGDIGYVRKIAAATEDRID